In Zingiber officinale cultivar Zhangliang chromosome 6A, Zo_v1.1, whole genome shotgun sequence, a single genomic region encodes these proteins:
- the LOC121993713 gene encoding phosphatidylcholine:diacylglycerol cholinephosphotransferase 1-like encodes MTAESGVRSTTQLRVRRRTANTARVTLGIAHHENAHHRKAPSPLPLFPSHGPFFARWSVLGVAGALRRHLLPCSFTILLLVFMGVEYTIPMVPSSSPPLDLGFALTKPLNAALAAAPALNTALAALNTVFVGMQTFYILWTFLVEGRPRPIIAALFMFPCRGFLGCSTQLPLPQGFLGSGVDFPVGNVSFFLFFSGHVAGAVIASLDMRRTQRHKMAWAFDALNLLQSVRLLASRGHYTIDLAVGVGAGFVADVLAGKYEVLKWKPDRQRASCSCRCSCRTW; translated from the exons ATGACGGCCGAGAGCGGCGTGCGCAGCACCACCCAGCTCCGCGTCCGGAGGCGGACCGCCAACACCGCTAGGGTCACCCTCGGCATCGCCCACCATGAGAACGCTCACCACCGCAAGGCGCCTTCGCCGCTGCCGCTCTTTCCCTCCCACGGCCCGTTTTTCGCCCGGTGGTCGGTTCTCGGTGTGGCCGGCGCCTTGCGGCGCCATCTCCTGCCGTGCTCCTTCACGATCTTGCTCTTGGTCTTCATGGGCGTGGAGTATACTATTCCCATGGTACCTTCCTCTTCTCCGCCGCTGGATTTGGGGTTCGCCCTCACGAAGCCGCTCAATGCCGCGCTCGCCGCGGCGCCCGCCCTCAACACCGCGCTCGCCGCCCTCAATACG GTGTTCGTGGGCATGCAAACTTTCTACATATTATGGACATTCCTGGTGGAGGGAAGGCCACGCCCTATCATTGCAGCTCTCTTTATGTTCCCATGCAGGGGATTCCTAGGCTGCTCCACCCAGTTACCACTCCCTCAG GGCTTTTTGGGCTCCGGTGTGGACTTCCCCGTAGGCAatgtctccttcttcctcttcttctctggtCATGTTGCCGGCGCCGTGATCGCGTCGCTTGACATGAGGCGCACACAGCGGCACAAGATGGCGTGGGCCTTCGACGCCCTCAACCTGCTCCAGAGTGTGCGCCTACTGGCTTCGCGCGGTCACTACACCATTGACTTGGCTGTCGGCGTCGGTGCTGGATTTGTGGCGGATGTTCTCGCCGGCAAGTACGAGGTGCTCAAGTGGAAGCCCGACCGGCAGCGGGCATCCTGCAGTTGCAGGTGCAGCTGTCGCACTTGGTGA